Proteins encoded in a region of the Macaca mulatta isolate MMU2019108-1 chromosome X, T2T-MMU8v2.0, whole genome shotgun sequence genome:
- the GRIPAP1 gene encoding GRIP1-associated protein 1 isoform X2, whose translation MAQALSEEEFQRMQAQLLELRTNNYQLSDELRKNGVELTSLRQKVAYLDKEFSKAQKALSKSKKAQEVEVLLSENEMLQAKLHSQEEDFRLQNSTLMAEFSKLCSQMEQLERENQQLKEGAAGAGVAQAGPLVDGELLRLQAENTALQKNVAALQERYGKEAGKSLAVSEGQGDPPGGPAPTVPAPMPLAEVELKWEMEKEEKRLLWEQLQGLESSKQAETSRLQEELAKLSEKLKKKQESFCRLQTEKETLFNDSRNKIEELQQRKEADHKAQLARTQKLQQELEAANQSLAELRDQRQGERLEHAAALRALQDQVSIQSADAQEQVEGLLAENNALRTSLAALEQIQTAKTQELNMLREQTTGLAAELQQRQAEYENLMGQKDDLNSQLQESLRANSRLLEQLQEIGQEKEQLTQELQEARKSAEKRKAMLDELAMETLQEKSQHKEELGAVRLRHEKEVLGVRARYERELRELHEDKKRQEEELRGQIREEKARTRELETLQQTVEELQAQVHSMDGAKGWFERRLKEAEDKEEELQDVRDQLEQAQEERDCHLKTISSLKQEVKDTADGQRILEKKGSAALKDLKRQLHLERKRADKLQERLQDILTNSKSRSVETGFLHVGQAVLELLTSSDPPASASQSAEITGLEELVLSEMNSPSRTQTGDSSSISSFSYREILREKESSAVPARSLSSSPQAQPPRPAELSDEEVAELFQRLAETQQEKWMLEEKVKHLEVSSASMAEDLCRKSAIIETYVMDSRIDVSVAAGHTDRSGLGSVLRDLVKPGDENLREMNKKLQNMLEEQLTKNMHLHKDMEVLSQEIVRLSKECVGPPDPDLEPGETS comes from the exons aTGGCGCAAGCTCTGTCTGAGGAGGAGTTTCAGCGGATGCAG GCTCAGCTCCTGGAACTCCGGACAAACAACTACCAGCTTTCAGATGAACTACGCAAGAATGGTGTTG AACTCACCAGTCTTCGACAGAAGGTCGCCTACTTGGATAAGGAGTTCAGCAAAGCTCAGAAG GCACTGAGCAAGAGCAAGAAAGCTCAG GAAGTCGAGGTATTGCTGAGTGAAAATGAGATGCTGCAGGCAAAGCTGCACAGCCAGGAGGAGGACTTCCGTTTGCAGAACAGCACGCTAATGGCCGAGTTCAGCAAG CTCTGCAGCCAGATGGAACAGCTGGAGCGAGAGAACCAGCAACTGAAGGAGGGGGCTGCAGGAGCAGGGGTTGCCCAAGCTGGGCCCCTCGTGGATGGGGAGCTGCTGAGGCTGCAGGCTGAAAACACAGCCTTGCAGAAGAACGTGGCAG CCCTGCAGGAACGCTACGGGAAAGAAGCCGGGAAGTCCTTAGCTGtcagtgagggccagggggaccCCCCAGGGGGTCCAGCCCCCACCGTCCCGGCCCCCATGCCGTTGGCAGAGGTGGAGCTGAAATGGGAaatggagaaagaggagaagagatTGCTCTGGGAGCAGCTGCAAGGCTTAGAG AGCTCAAAGCAGGCCGAAACATCCAGGCTGCAGGAGGAACTTGCTAAG CTCTCcgagaaactgaaaaagaaacaagaaag TTTTTGCCGTCTGCAGACAGAAAAGGAGACTCTATTTAATGACAGCAG GAACAAGATTGAGGAATTACAACAACGGAAGGAAGCTGATCACAAAGCCCAGTTGGCTCGAACCCAGAAGCTGCAGCAGGAACTTGAGGCTGCAAATCAG AGCTTGGCAGAGCTGAGAGATCAGCGGCAAGGGGAACGCCTGGAACATGCGGCAGCTTTGCGGGCCCTACAAGATCAG GTATCCATCCAGAGTGCAGATGCACAGGAACAAGTGGAAGGGCTTTTGGCTGAGAACAATGCCTTGAGGACTAGCCTGGCTGCCCTGGAGCAG ATCCAAACAGCAAAGACCCAAGAACTGAATATGCTCCGGGAACAGACCACTGGGCTGGCAGCTGAGTTGCAGCAGCGGCAGGCTGAGTACGAGAACCTTATGGGACAGAAAGATGACCTCAACTCCCAGCTCCAG GAGTCATTACGGGCCAATAGTCGGCTGCTGGAACAACTTCAAGAGATAGGGCAGGAGAAGGAGCAGTTGACCCAGGAACTACAGGAAGCTCGGAAG AGTGCTGAGAAGCGGAAGGCCATGCTGGATGAGCTAGCAATGGAGACGCTGCAAGAGAAGTCCCAGCACAAGGAAGAGCTGGGAGCAGTTCGTCTACGGCATGAGAAGGAGGTGCTGGGGGTGCGTGCCCGCTATGAGCGTGAGCTCCGAGAGCTGCATGAAGACAAGAAGCGTCAGGAGGAGGAGCTCCGTGGGCAGATCCGGGAGGAGaag GCCCGGACACGGGAGCTAGAGACTCTCCAGCAGACAGTGGAAGAACTTCAAGCTCAGGTACACTCCATGGATGGAGCCAAGGGCTGGTTTGAACGGCGCTTGAAAGAAGCCGAG GACAAGGAGGAGGAGCTACAGGATGTGCGGGATCAGCTCGAGCAGGCCCAGGAGGAGCGGGACTGCCACCTGAAGACCATTAGCAGCCTGAAGCAG GAAGTGAAGGACACAGCGGATGGGCAGAGGATCCTGGAGAAGAAGGGCAGTGCTGCG CTCAAGGACCTCAAGCGGCAGCTGCATTTGGAGCGGAAACGGGCAGATAAGCTGCAGGAGCGGCTGCAGGACATCCTCACTAATAGCAAGAGCCGCTCAG tagagacagggtttctccacgttggccaggctgttctcgaactcctgacatcaagtgatccacccgcctcggcctcccaaagtgctgagattacag GCCTTGAGGAGCTGGTTCTCTCAGAGATGAACTCACCAAGCCGGACCCAGACAGGGGACAGCAGTAGCATCTCCTCCTTCAGCTACCGGGAGATCTTGCGGGAAAAGGAGAGCTCGGCTGTTCCAGCCAGG TCCTTATCCAGCAGCCCTCAGGCCCAGCCCCCTCGGCCAGCAGAGCTGTCAGATGAGGAAGTGGCTGAGCTCTTTCAGcggctggcagagacacagcaggAGAAATGGATGCTGGAGGAGAAg GTGAAGCACCTGGAGGTGAGCAGTGCTTCCATGGCAGAGGACCTCTGCCGGAAGAGCGCCATCATTGAGACCTACGTCATGGACAGCCGGATCG ATGTGTCTGTGGCAGCAGGCCACACAGACCGCAGCGGGCTGGGCAGCGTCCTGAGAGACCTAGTGAAGCCAGGCGACGAGAACCTTCGGGAGATGAACAAGAAGCTGCAGAACATGCTGGAGGAGCAGCTCACCAAGAATATGCACTTGCACAAG GACATGGAAGTTCTGTCCCAGGAAATTGTGCGGCTCAGCAAGGAGTGCGTGGGGCCTCCTGACCCAGACCTAGAGCCAGGAGAAACCAGCTAA
- the GRIPAP1 gene encoding GRIP1-associated protein 1 isoform X4 has protein sequence MAQALSEEEFQRMQAQLLELRTNNYQLSDELRKNGVELTSLRQKVAYLDKEFSKAQKALSKSKKAQEVEVLLSENEMLQAKLHSQEEDFRLQNSTLMAEFSKLCSQMEQLERENQQLKEGAAGAGVAQAGPLVDGELLRLQAENTALQKNVAALQERYGKEAGKSLAVSEGQGDPPGGPAPTVPAPMPLAEVELKWEMEKEEKRLLWEQLQGLESSKQAETSRLQEELAKLSEKLKKKQESFCRLQTEKETLFNDSRNKIEELQQRKEADHKAQLARTQKLQQELEAANQSLAELRDQRQGERLEHAAALRALQDQVSIQSADAQEQVEGLLAENNALRTSLAALEQIQTAKTQELNMLREQTTGLAAELQQRQAEYENLMGQKDDLNSQLQESLRANSRLLEQLQEIGQEKEQLTQELQEARKSAEKRKAMLDELAMETLQEKSQHKEELGAVRLRHEKEVLGVRARYERELRELHEDKKRQEEELRGQIREEKARTRELETLQQTVEELQAQVHSMDGAKGWFERRLKEAEDKEEELQDVRDQLEQAQEERDCHLKTISSLKQEVKDTADGQRILEKKGSAALKDLKRQLHLERKRADKLQERLQDILTNSKSRSGLEELVLSEMNSPSRTQTGDSSSISSFSYREILREKESSAVPARSLSSSPQAQPPRPAELSDEEVAELFQRLAETQQEKWMLEEKVKHLEVSSASMAEDLCRKSAIIETYVMDSRIDVSVAAGHTDRSGLGSVLRDLVKPGDENLREMNKKLQNMLEEQLTKNMHLHKDMEVLSQEIVRLSKECVGPPDPDLEPGETS, from the exons aTGGCGCAAGCTCTGTCTGAGGAGGAGTTTCAGCGGATGCAG GCTCAGCTCCTGGAACTCCGGACAAACAACTACCAGCTTTCAGATGAACTACGCAAGAATGGTGTTG AACTCACCAGTCTTCGACAGAAGGTCGCCTACTTGGATAAGGAGTTCAGCAAAGCTCAGAAG GCACTGAGCAAGAGCAAGAAAGCTCAG GAAGTCGAGGTATTGCTGAGTGAAAATGAGATGCTGCAGGCAAAGCTGCACAGCCAGGAGGAGGACTTCCGTTTGCAGAACAGCACGCTAATGGCCGAGTTCAGCAAG CTCTGCAGCCAGATGGAACAGCTGGAGCGAGAGAACCAGCAACTGAAGGAGGGGGCTGCAGGAGCAGGGGTTGCCCAAGCTGGGCCCCTCGTGGATGGGGAGCTGCTGAGGCTGCAGGCTGAAAACACAGCCTTGCAGAAGAACGTGGCAG CCCTGCAGGAACGCTACGGGAAAGAAGCCGGGAAGTCCTTAGCTGtcagtgagggccagggggaccCCCCAGGGGGTCCAGCCCCCACCGTCCCGGCCCCCATGCCGTTGGCAGAGGTGGAGCTGAAATGGGAaatggagaaagaggagaagagatTGCTCTGGGAGCAGCTGCAAGGCTTAGAG AGCTCAAAGCAGGCCGAAACATCCAGGCTGCAGGAGGAACTTGCTAAG CTCTCcgagaaactgaaaaagaaacaagaaag TTTTTGCCGTCTGCAGACAGAAAAGGAGACTCTATTTAATGACAGCAG GAACAAGATTGAGGAATTACAACAACGGAAGGAAGCTGATCACAAAGCCCAGTTGGCTCGAACCCAGAAGCTGCAGCAGGAACTTGAGGCTGCAAATCAG AGCTTGGCAGAGCTGAGAGATCAGCGGCAAGGGGAACGCCTGGAACATGCGGCAGCTTTGCGGGCCCTACAAGATCAG GTATCCATCCAGAGTGCAGATGCACAGGAACAAGTGGAAGGGCTTTTGGCTGAGAACAATGCCTTGAGGACTAGCCTGGCTGCCCTGGAGCAG ATCCAAACAGCAAAGACCCAAGAACTGAATATGCTCCGGGAACAGACCACTGGGCTGGCAGCTGAGTTGCAGCAGCGGCAGGCTGAGTACGAGAACCTTATGGGACAGAAAGATGACCTCAACTCCCAGCTCCAG GAGTCATTACGGGCCAATAGTCGGCTGCTGGAACAACTTCAAGAGATAGGGCAGGAGAAGGAGCAGTTGACCCAGGAACTACAGGAAGCTCGGAAG AGTGCTGAGAAGCGGAAGGCCATGCTGGATGAGCTAGCAATGGAGACGCTGCAAGAGAAGTCCCAGCACAAGGAAGAGCTGGGAGCAGTTCGTCTACGGCATGAGAAGGAGGTGCTGGGGGTGCGTGCCCGCTATGAGCGTGAGCTCCGAGAGCTGCATGAAGACAAGAAGCGTCAGGAGGAGGAGCTCCGTGGGCAGATCCGGGAGGAGaag GCCCGGACACGGGAGCTAGAGACTCTCCAGCAGACAGTGGAAGAACTTCAAGCTCAGGTACACTCCATGGATGGAGCCAAGGGCTGGTTTGAACGGCGCTTGAAAGAAGCCGAG GACAAGGAGGAGGAGCTACAGGATGTGCGGGATCAGCTCGAGCAGGCCCAGGAGGAGCGGGACTGCCACCTGAAGACCATTAGCAGCCTGAAGCAG GAAGTGAAGGACACAGCGGATGGGCAGAGGATCCTGGAGAAGAAGGGCAGTGCTGCG CTCAAGGACCTCAAGCGGCAGCTGCATTTGGAGCGGAAACGGGCAGATAAGCTGCAGGAGCGGCTGCAGGACATCCTCACTAATAGCAAGAGCCGCTCAG GCCTTGAGGAGCTGGTTCTCTCAGAGATGAACTCACCAAGCCGGACCCAGACAGGGGACAGCAGTAGCATCTCCTCCTTCAGCTACCGGGAGATCTTGCGGGAAAAGGAGAGCTCGGCTGTTCCAGCCAGG TCCTTATCCAGCAGCCCTCAGGCCCAGCCCCCTCGGCCAGCAGAGCTGTCAGATGAGGAAGTGGCTGAGCTCTTTCAGcggctggcagagacacagcaggAGAAATGGATGCTGGAGGAGAAg GTGAAGCACCTGGAGGTGAGCAGTGCTTCCATGGCAGAGGACCTCTGCCGGAAGAGCGCCATCATTGAGACCTACGTCATGGACAGCCGGATCG ATGTGTCTGTGGCAGCAGGCCACACAGACCGCAGCGGGCTGGGCAGCGTCCTGAGAGACCTAGTGAAGCCAGGCGACGAGAACCTTCGGGAGATGAACAAGAAGCTGCAGAACATGCTGGAGGAGCAGCTCACCAAGAATATGCACTTGCACAAG GACATGGAAGTTCTGTCCCAGGAAATTGTGCGGCTCAGCAAGGAGTGCGTGGGGCCTCCTGACCCAGACCTAGAGCCAGGAGAAACCAGCTAA
- the GRIPAP1 gene encoding GRIP1-associated protein 1 isoform X1: MAQALSEEEFQRMQAQLLELRTNNYQLSDELRKNGVELTSLRQKVAYLDKEFSKAQKALSKSKKAQEVEVLLSENEMLQAKLHSQEEDFRLQNSTLMAEFSKLCSQMEQLERENQQLKEGAAGAGVAQAGPLVDGELLRLQAENTALQKNVAALQERYGKEAGKSLAVSEGQGDPPGGPAPTVPAPMPLAEVELKWEMEKEEKRLLWEQLQGLESSKQAETSRLQEELAKLSEKLKKKQESFCRLQTEKETLFNDSRNKIEELQQRKEADHKAQLARTQKLQQELEAANQSLAELRDQRQGERLEHAAALRALQDQVSIQSADAQEQVEGLLAENNALRTSLAALEQIQTAKTQELNMLREQTTGLAAELQQRQAEYENLMGQKDDLNSQLQESLRANSRLLEQLQEIGQEKEQLTQELQEARKSAEKRKAMLDELAMETLQEKSQHKEELGAVRLRHEKEVLGVRARYERELRELHEDKKRQEEELRGQIREEKARTRELETLQQTVEELQAQVHSMDGAKGWFERRLKEAEESLQQQQQEQEEALKQCREQHAAELKDKEEELQDVRDQLEQAQEERDCHLKTISSLKQEVKDTADGQRILEKKGSAALKDLKRQLHLERKRADKLQERLQDILTNSKSRSVETGFLHVGQAVLELLTSSDPPASASQSAEITGLEELVLSEMNSPSRTQTGDSSSISSFSYREILREKESSAVPARSLSSSPQAQPPRPAELSDEEVAELFQRLAETQQEKWMLEEKVKHLEVSSASMAEDLCRKSAIIETYVMDSRIDVSVAAGHTDRSGLGSVLRDLVKPGDENLREMNKKLQNMLEEQLTKNMHLHKDMEVLSQEIVRLSKECVGPPDPDLEPGETS; this comes from the exons aTGGCGCAAGCTCTGTCTGAGGAGGAGTTTCAGCGGATGCAG GCTCAGCTCCTGGAACTCCGGACAAACAACTACCAGCTTTCAGATGAACTACGCAAGAATGGTGTTG AACTCACCAGTCTTCGACAGAAGGTCGCCTACTTGGATAAGGAGTTCAGCAAAGCTCAGAAG GCACTGAGCAAGAGCAAGAAAGCTCAG GAAGTCGAGGTATTGCTGAGTGAAAATGAGATGCTGCAGGCAAAGCTGCACAGCCAGGAGGAGGACTTCCGTTTGCAGAACAGCACGCTAATGGCCGAGTTCAGCAAG CTCTGCAGCCAGATGGAACAGCTGGAGCGAGAGAACCAGCAACTGAAGGAGGGGGCTGCAGGAGCAGGGGTTGCCCAAGCTGGGCCCCTCGTGGATGGGGAGCTGCTGAGGCTGCAGGCTGAAAACACAGCCTTGCAGAAGAACGTGGCAG CCCTGCAGGAACGCTACGGGAAAGAAGCCGGGAAGTCCTTAGCTGtcagtgagggccagggggaccCCCCAGGGGGTCCAGCCCCCACCGTCCCGGCCCCCATGCCGTTGGCAGAGGTGGAGCTGAAATGGGAaatggagaaagaggagaagagatTGCTCTGGGAGCAGCTGCAAGGCTTAGAG AGCTCAAAGCAGGCCGAAACATCCAGGCTGCAGGAGGAACTTGCTAAG CTCTCcgagaaactgaaaaagaaacaagaaag TTTTTGCCGTCTGCAGACAGAAAAGGAGACTCTATTTAATGACAGCAG GAACAAGATTGAGGAATTACAACAACGGAAGGAAGCTGATCACAAAGCCCAGTTGGCTCGAACCCAGAAGCTGCAGCAGGAACTTGAGGCTGCAAATCAG AGCTTGGCAGAGCTGAGAGATCAGCGGCAAGGGGAACGCCTGGAACATGCGGCAGCTTTGCGGGCCCTACAAGATCAG GTATCCATCCAGAGTGCAGATGCACAGGAACAAGTGGAAGGGCTTTTGGCTGAGAACAATGCCTTGAGGACTAGCCTGGCTGCCCTGGAGCAG ATCCAAACAGCAAAGACCCAAGAACTGAATATGCTCCGGGAACAGACCACTGGGCTGGCAGCTGAGTTGCAGCAGCGGCAGGCTGAGTACGAGAACCTTATGGGACAGAAAGATGACCTCAACTCCCAGCTCCAG GAGTCATTACGGGCCAATAGTCGGCTGCTGGAACAACTTCAAGAGATAGGGCAGGAGAAGGAGCAGTTGACCCAGGAACTACAGGAAGCTCGGAAG AGTGCTGAGAAGCGGAAGGCCATGCTGGATGAGCTAGCAATGGAGACGCTGCAAGAGAAGTCCCAGCACAAGGAAGAGCTGGGAGCAGTTCGTCTACGGCATGAGAAGGAGGTGCTGGGGGTGCGTGCCCGCTATGAGCGTGAGCTCCGAGAGCTGCATGAAGACAAGAAGCGTCAGGAGGAGGAGCTCCGTGGGCAGATCCGGGAGGAGaag GCCCGGACACGGGAGCTAGAGACTCTCCAGCAGACAGTGGAAGAACTTCAAGCTCAGGTACACTCCATGGATGGAGCCAAGGGCTGGTTTGAACGGCGCTTGAAAGAAGCCGAG GAATCcctacagcagcagcagcaggaacaAGAGGAAGCCCTCAAGCAGTGTCGGGAGCAGCATGCTGCCGAGCTGAAG GACAAGGAGGAGGAGCTACAGGATGTGCGGGATCAGCTCGAGCAGGCCCAGGAGGAGCGGGACTGCCACCTGAAGACCATTAGCAGCCTGAAGCAG GAAGTGAAGGACACAGCGGATGGGCAGAGGATCCTGGAGAAGAAGGGCAGTGCTGCG CTCAAGGACCTCAAGCGGCAGCTGCATTTGGAGCGGAAACGGGCAGATAAGCTGCAGGAGCGGCTGCAGGACATCCTCACTAATAGCAAGAGCCGCTCAG tagagacagggtttctccacgttggccaggctgttctcgaactcctgacatcaagtgatccacccgcctcggcctcccaaagtgctgagattacag GCCTTGAGGAGCTGGTTCTCTCAGAGATGAACTCACCAAGCCGGACCCAGACAGGGGACAGCAGTAGCATCTCCTCCTTCAGCTACCGGGAGATCTTGCGGGAAAAGGAGAGCTCGGCTGTTCCAGCCAGG TCCTTATCCAGCAGCCCTCAGGCCCAGCCCCCTCGGCCAGCAGAGCTGTCAGATGAGGAAGTGGCTGAGCTCTTTCAGcggctggcagagacacagcaggAGAAATGGATGCTGGAGGAGAAg GTGAAGCACCTGGAGGTGAGCAGTGCTTCCATGGCAGAGGACCTCTGCCGGAAGAGCGCCATCATTGAGACCTACGTCATGGACAGCCGGATCG ATGTGTCTGTGGCAGCAGGCCACACAGACCGCAGCGGGCTGGGCAGCGTCCTGAGAGACCTAGTGAAGCCAGGCGACGAGAACCTTCGGGAGATGAACAAGAAGCTGCAGAACATGCTGGAGGAGCAGCTCACCAAGAATATGCACTTGCACAAG GACATGGAAGTTCTGTCCCAGGAAATTGTGCGGCTCAGCAAGGAGTGCGTGGGGCCTCCTGACCCAGACCTAGAGCCAGGAGAAACCAGCTAA
- the GRIPAP1 gene encoding GRIP1-associated protein 1 isoform X3, with the protein MAQALSEEEFQRMQAQLLELRTNNYQLSDELRKNGVELTSLRQKVAYLDKEFSKAQKALSKSKKAQEVEVLLSENEMLQAKLHSQEEDFRLQNSTLMAEFSKLCSQMEQLERENQQLKEGAAGAGVAQAGPLVDGELLRLQAENTALQKNVAALQERYGKEAGKSLAVSEGQGDPPGGPAPTVPAPMPLAEVELKWEMEKEEKRLLWEQLQGLESSKQAETSRLQEELAKLSEKLKKKQESFCRLQTEKETLFNDSRNKIEELQQRKEADHKAQLARTQKLQQELEAANQSLAELRDQRQGERLEHAAALRALQDQVSIQSADAQEQVEGLLAENNALRTSLAALEQIQTAKTQELNMLREQTTGLAAELQQRQAEYENLMGQKDDLNSQLQESLRANSRLLEQLQEIGQEKEQLTQELQEARKSAEKRKAMLDELAMETLQEKSQHKEELGAVRLRHEKEVLGVRARYERELRELHEDKKRQEEELRGQIREEKARTRELETLQQTVEELQAQVHSMDGAKGWFERRLKEAEESLQQQQQEQEEALKQCREQHAAELKDKEEELQDVRDQLEQAQEERDCHLKTISSLKQEVKDTADGQRILEKKGSAALKDLKRQLHLERKRADKLQERLQDILTNSKSRSGLEELVLSEMNSPSRTQTGDSSSISSFSYREILREKESSAVPARSLSSSPQAQPPRPAELSDEEVAELFQRLAETQQEKWMLEEKVKHLEVSSASMAEDLCRKSAIIETYVMDSRIDVSVAAGHTDRSGLGSVLRDLVKPGDENLREMNKKLQNMLEEQLTKNMHLHKDMEVLSQEIVRLSKECVGPPDPDLEPGETS; encoded by the exons aTGGCGCAAGCTCTGTCTGAGGAGGAGTTTCAGCGGATGCAG GCTCAGCTCCTGGAACTCCGGACAAACAACTACCAGCTTTCAGATGAACTACGCAAGAATGGTGTTG AACTCACCAGTCTTCGACAGAAGGTCGCCTACTTGGATAAGGAGTTCAGCAAAGCTCAGAAG GCACTGAGCAAGAGCAAGAAAGCTCAG GAAGTCGAGGTATTGCTGAGTGAAAATGAGATGCTGCAGGCAAAGCTGCACAGCCAGGAGGAGGACTTCCGTTTGCAGAACAGCACGCTAATGGCCGAGTTCAGCAAG CTCTGCAGCCAGATGGAACAGCTGGAGCGAGAGAACCAGCAACTGAAGGAGGGGGCTGCAGGAGCAGGGGTTGCCCAAGCTGGGCCCCTCGTGGATGGGGAGCTGCTGAGGCTGCAGGCTGAAAACACAGCCTTGCAGAAGAACGTGGCAG CCCTGCAGGAACGCTACGGGAAAGAAGCCGGGAAGTCCTTAGCTGtcagtgagggccagggggaccCCCCAGGGGGTCCAGCCCCCACCGTCCCGGCCCCCATGCCGTTGGCAGAGGTGGAGCTGAAATGGGAaatggagaaagaggagaagagatTGCTCTGGGAGCAGCTGCAAGGCTTAGAG AGCTCAAAGCAGGCCGAAACATCCAGGCTGCAGGAGGAACTTGCTAAG CTCTCcgagaaactgaaaaagaaacaagaaag TTTTTGCCGTCTGCAGACAGAAAAGGAGACTCTATTTAATGACAGCAG GAACAAGATTGAGGAATTACAACAACGGAAGGAAGCTGATCACAAAGCCCAGTTGGCTCGAACCCAGAAGCTGCAGCAGGAACTTGAGGCTGCAAATCAG AGCTTGGCAGAGCTGAGAGATCAGCGGCAAGGGGAACGCCTGGAACATGCGGCAGCTTTGCGGGCCCTACAAGATCAG GTATCCATCCAGAGTGCAGATGCACAGGAACAAGTGGAAGGGCTTTTGGCTGAGAACAATGCCTTGAGGACTAGCCTGGCTGCCCTGGAGCAG ATCCAAACAGCAAAGACCCAAGAACTGAATATGCTCCGGGAACAGACCACTGGGCTGGCAGCTGAGTTGCAGCAGCGGCAGGCTGAGTACGAGAACCTTATGGGACAGAAAGATGACCTCAACTCCCAGCTCCAG GAGTCATTACGGGCCAATAGTCGGCTGCTGGAACAACTTCAAGAGATAGGGCAGGAGAAGGAGCAGTTGACCCAGGAACTACAGGAAGCTCGGAAG AGTGCTGAGAAGCGGAAGGCCATGCTGGATGAGCTAGCAATGGAGACGCTGCAAGAGAAGTCCCAGCACAAGGAAGAGCTGGGAGCAGTTCGTCTACGGCATGAGAAGGAGGTGCTGGGGGTGCGTGCCCGCTATGAGCGTGAGCTCCGAGAGCTGCATGAAGACAAGAAGCGTCAGGAGGAGGAGCTCCGTGGGCAGATCCGGGAGGAGaag GCCCGGACACGGGAGCTAGAGACTCTCCAGCAGACAGTGGAAGAACTTCAAGCTCAGGTACACTCCATGGATGGAGCCAAGGGCTGGTTTGAACGGCGCTTGAAAGAAGCCGAG GAATCcctacagcagcagcagcaggaacaAGAGGAAGCCCTCAAGCAGTGTCGGGAGCAGCATGCTGCCGAGCTGAAG GACAAGGAGGAGGAGCTACAGGATGTGCGGGATCAGCTCGAGCAGGCCCAGGAGGAGCGGGACTGCCACCTGAAGACCATTAGCAGCCTGAAGCAG GAAGTGAAGGACACAGCGGATGGGCAGAGGATCCTGGAGAAGAAGGGCAGTGCTGCG CTCAAGGACCTCAAGCGGCAGCTGCATTTGGAGCGGAAACGGGCAGATAAGCTGCAGGAGCGGCTGCAGGACATCCTCACTAATAGCAAGAGCCGCTCAG GCCTTGAGGAGCTGGTTCTCTCAGAGATGAACTCACCAAGCCGGACCCAGACAGGGGACAGCAGTAGCATCTCCTCCTTCAGCTACCGGGAGATCTTGCGGGAAAAGGAGAGCTCGGCTGTTCCAGCCAGG TCCTTATCCAGCAGCCCTCAGGCCCAGCCCCCTCGGCCAGCAGAGCTGTCAGATGAGGAAGTGGCTGAGCTCTTTCAGcggctggcagagacacagcaggAGAAATGGATGCTGGAGGAGAAg GTGAAGCACCTGGAGGTGAGCAGTGCTTCCATGGCAGAGGACCTCTGCCGGAAGAGCGCCATCATTGAGACCTACGTCATGGACAGCCGGATCG ATGTGTCTGTGGCAGCAGGCCACACAGACCGCAGCGGGCTGGGCAGCGTCCTGAGAGACCTAGTGAAGCCAGGCGACGAGAACCTTCGGGAGATGAACAAGAAGCTGCAGAACATGCTGGAGGAGCAGCTCACCAAGAATATGCACTTGCACAAG GACATGGAAGTTCTGTCCCAGGAAATTGTGCGGCTCAGCAAGGAGTGCGTGGGGCCTCCTGACCCAGACCTAGAGCCAGGAGAAACCAGCTAA